The genomic stretch AGGATCAGGATATAGTCGGAGCTGAAACCCTGCATCTGCAGGCCAACACTGCGGTTACCGGCGCCGAGATCATTGACAATGGTCATACCGGTCTGTTCCCTTAGCACCTCATCCAGGCGGCGACTGCCCATCATCCGGATGGCTTTTTCCGTGATAATGGTAGTGGGCTGCGCTACTTTCCGGATATCTATCAGGTCGTCCGTTTTCTGGAAACGCGAATGGGTAACCGTGATGCTTTCCAATGACGCTTCATTGGCAAGCAGGGGGCAGTCTATCTTTTTCTGCTCCTGCTCGCGCAGCACCATTCCTGACTGGAAAGGCAGGTAGCCGATGCAGGTGATCCGGAGGTTATAGTGGCCTGCCGGGATATTGACAATGCGGAAACGGCCGCTGGTATCAGCATGAACGGAGAAGGAGTCTTGTTGACTGGTCAGTAATACAGAGGCCAATGGAACTGTAAGGCCCTGTACTGCTGCCTGTTGAGCCTGCATATCGGAGAAGGCTGCTCCTGTCAGCAGGAGGAGCATGAGATATTTGAACATAGAGGCTGCAAAATTGCTTTTTCCTTGTTGATCATGCATAGCCATATGGGGAGAAAAACTTACCCTAAAAGGAGATTTTAAGCCTCCTGCTCAGATCCTATCCGGAAAAAAACTTACCATATGCGGAAAATGTACCGGGTATAGGGTAGCTGCCACTGGGTTTCAGTGGCACTGGCGCTGGCACAGGCGCCGGGCCTGGCCATATATGAGCCCGATCAAGTAATTTAGCGCCTTAAATCATTGGTTGTTATTGTGCGTTACAAAATCTGATTGGCATTGGCAATTCCGCAACCCGATACAAAAAAATCATTCCCAACCTGTACGTTCGACATCAACGCTTCTACTGACCTGAAGGAGCGCAGGAAATCTTTGTCGGGCCAGGGACATGCCGGCAACCTGTATGAAATGTACAGCCCTGACGGCATCAAGTTCGGTTACTACAATCTCCGCTCCCAGCAAGGCGGCGAGATTGTTTTCAGGAACCTGCATCCTTTTCTGCAGATGAGCTATACGCTCAGCGGCAACAAGAGCTATTCTACAGGCGATAAACACCAGCTGGCTTCTTTCGAAAAACATCAATACAATTACCTGTTCTTCCCCAAGGAAGATATTCATCTCAACTGGCAGCCCGACGAGCAGCTGGAAATATTTGAATTGGGGGTGAGCCCTGAGCTGGTGCTCAATGTGCTGCCGGAAGAGCATCCGCTGTTCCCGGTATTCACACGCAGCATTGAGGTCAATGCACCGGCTATGCTGAGTGCGGTGAACCTGCCCATGCAGACCACCATCAGCACTATCCTGTATGATATGCTGAACTGTCCGCTGGAAGGGCGTTACAAGCAATTATTCATTAAGGCCAAGACCATTGAACTGCTGGCCATTCAGTTGGCCCAGTACGAGCAGATGGCGGGCATCAGCAAGCAGTCGTCCTCTGCCCGCACGCTCAAGAAAGAGGATGTGGACAGGATGCATATGGCCCGGGATATCATTGTACAGAATCTCAACAGTCCCTGTACGCTTATTGACCTGGCGCACCAGGTAGGCACTAATGATGCTTACCTGAAGAGCCAGTTCAAACAGGTCTTTGGCACTACGGTATATGGTTACCTGCAAAGCATCAAGATGGCGCATGCCCGCGAGTTGCTGGACCAGGGGAAAAGTGTATCGGAAGTGGCTTACCTGACAGGGTATAAGCATACGGCCCATTTCACCAGGGCCTTCAAGAAGTATTACGGCTTTGCACCGGGAAAAATGAAACGGTAACAGGAAGTCAGCTTAATAATACTATGGAATATTATATATGAGCTTTAGGTTTTCGCCTAAAGCTTTTTTATTGATCTATAATACTCCCTTAAAATCGGACCACGGGCTTAGTTAAAAATATTCAGTAATTTAACAAGCTCGAATGAAAAAGCAAACACGAAGAAAATTCAGTCCTTCCTTCAAAGCCAAAGTGGCTCTGGAAGCAATTAAGGGGCAGGTTACGCTCGCAGAGCTGGCCACAAAATACGAGGTGAACCAGGTTATTATCGCACGCTGGAAGGCCGAATTCTTGGCTAATATGAGTGCGGCCTTTGAAAAGCCTGATAAGACAGAGGAGCCCTCCGTAGATACCCAGGAGTTATATGCCCAAATCGGGCAGCTCAAGGTAGAGAATGAG from Candidatus Pseudobacter hemicellulosilyticus encodes the following:
- a CDS encoding AraC family transcriptional regulator — translated: MAIPQPDTKKSFPTCTFDINASTDLKERRKSLSGQGHAGNLYEMYSPDGIKFGYYNLRSQQGGEIVFRNLHPFLQMSYTLSGNKSYSTGDKHQLASFEKHQYNYLFFPKEDIHLNWQPDEQLEIFELGVSPELVLNVLPEEHPLFPVFTRSIEVNAPAMLSAVNLPMQTTISTILYDMLNCPLEGRYKQLFIKAKTIELLAIQLAQYEQMAGISKQSSSARTLKKEDVDRMHMARDIIVQNLNSPCTLIDLAHQVGTNDAYLKSQFKQVFGTTVYGYLQSIKMAHARELLDQGKSVSEVAYLTGYKHTAHFTRAFKKYYGFAPGKMKR
- a CDS encoding transposase, with amino-acid sequence MKKQTRRKFSPSFKAKVALEAIKGQVTLAELATKYEVNQVIIARWKAEFLANMSAAFEKPDKTEEPSVDTQELYAQIGQLKVENEFLKKSFKKLGG